In Helicobacteraceae bacterium, the genomic stretch CCCCGTCCGCCCCGGGGGGGGGGCGCGCCGCCCCCAAATAACTGTTTTAGAAACAACGCTGACTCCTTGTCTATAAGCAAACGGAGTGAATTATGTCCTAAAAATGATTAAAGTTGCGAAAAATTACATATTGTAATACAGAGATCTAACCTTAGTTTTTATCGCGTTTAGTTTGTTTATGTTTGGTCGCGCCGCGCCTATTCGTCGCCGCCCGTCATTGCGCAACGTAAACTTTTAGCGATCTTGCGGCGCTTTTAAATATCGCGACAGTCCGCCCGCTAAAGCATAAATCTTTTTAATGTTAGGCTCTTAGCTTGGCGCAATAATCTGAAAAAATTTTAACTAAGAAAGCGCTATATGGCTATAACGCCGACGCTAAGTTGTTATTCGCGTAACATTCGTTGGAATAGGTCGCTTGTTTTTTGTATTTGTTTGCAAAAATCGGCTTATAGCGATCTGTATATGGTGGGCGCGTAGGGACTCGAACCCTAGACCCGCTGATTAAGAGTCAGCTGCTCTACCAACTGAGCTACGCGCCCGCGATTTTAGGCGGGATCGAAACGAAAGGCGAGATTATAGCGCCTTTTATTTGCTAGCCGAAACCTAAGCGCGATCCGCTACGCCGTCGCAACTTTCGCACGCGCCTTGTATCTCTACGCAACCGCCGCGCAAAGAAAATCCGAGCTTGCTTAGCCTCTCCTCAATCGCGTCGATCAACGTTTCGTCGCTGATCTCTTTCGTCTTGCCGCACTCCGAGCATACAAACATCGCCAAACTATGCTTTGATCGCGGATCGACGCACGAGGCGTAAGCGTTAAGGGCGTTAATTCTATGCGCTAGTCCTTGCTCAAGCAAAAATTCCAGCACGCGGTAGATCGTCGCGGGCGTTACGCGCTTGCCTTCGTCGCGCATCAAATCGATAATCTCATAGGCTTTAAGCGGAGTTTTGGCGTTAATCAAAACCTCTAATATGCCGCGCCTTAACCCCGTCAGCCTCGCTCCGCGATCGGCGCATAACGTTTCGGCGATACGCAGACGGCTTTCTAGGTTCATGTTTCGCCCCGCCTATTGAATATACAGTTCAACTTTATCGGCGATCATGGCGTAACCAGAAGTTCCCATACTGCCAGAATCGCTTGTTTCAAGCCGAATCACGCCGTATATCCACACCGTATCCATAGTAACGACGTCTTTAAGCGGCTTTTTCGGTTTAACGTGGATTATCTGATTTGGCGGCGGCGGCGGAACGTGAATGCACGCGCCGAAATACGGCACCAGAAGAAACTCGGCGAGTTTCTCGTCCTCCTCCCAATCCAAAGGCGCGACGTAACCGGGCAATTTTATGCGCATACCGTCTATTTTTGGATTAACGGGGGATTTTTCCCACTCTTTCATAAAAATTTCCATCACTCTCGCCACGCGCGGATCGTCGTCGGATAGTTCGTCTATGTTTAAGGTATTAAAAATTCTTTCGGGATGCCAATCTTCCGGAACGAGATCGTCCCACGTCAGCTCCTTATACGCGATCGCGTCCTTGGCGAGCGCCGTTTGAAAGCAGATCGCGCAGAGCGCAAAAATAACGCCGATAAAAAGACGCATACCAGTTACCTCCGAGAGCAATTATATACCAAAAATTACGCGGCGATCGAAAGCCCGTCGGATAGGCTTATGCGATAGGCTTTGATCGCGGGGATCAATCCCGCGCAAAATCCCGCGACTAAGATCGCAGCCGTTAACATAAGTTCGCTCGCGCTCGGCGCGGATAGATAAAGCGCGACGCCGTAGCTATTGGCTAAAATCGGGCTGAAAATCGCTATTAGCGCCGTCAACGCGCCGCCGCCGCAGATGATGCCGATCAGAGTCAATAAAAGCGCCTCGAAGGCGAGCAAAGCGACAATATCAAAGGGTCTAGCGCCCGCCGATCGCAATACGGCTAACTCCAATCTGCGCTCGTTTAATCCCGCCAAAATAGCCGAAATCAGTCCCGCCAGCCCCGTTATCGTAACCATAACGGACACGAACATTAGCGCGTTTTCGAGCGCGGAACTCATACGCCAGATTTTATCCATCGCCACGCCCGGCATAACGCCGATCAACGGCTCTATTTTCCACGCGCCTATATCGCGCTGCAGCGCAAAGACTCCGGCGCGTTTTTTAAGCCCCACAAGCAGCGCCGTTATGTTCTTTGGCTCTAGGTTAAACTTTCTAGCCTGTTCGGGCGAGACGTTAAATCCCTGAATCGGCGCGCCGCCTTGCCAATCGATATGCAGCGCCTCCATCGCCTCTAGCGAAATATAGAGCGAGCGATCAAGCGTCGTTCCGGTGGGAGCGAGTATGCCCGCGATCCTAAAAGGCTTGTCGTTATGTTCGGCTAATTTGGTTTGGCTCTCGCCATGACTCAATACTATTTGATCGCCGATCTTGTATTTAAGACGTTTCGCCGTTTCCGCGCCCAACACCGCGTCGAACAGATCGGCAAACGCCGCGCCGTCGGCAAACGCTATATTGCGATCGCCGCGAAACTTGTAGCGCTCAAAAAAATTTAAATTAGTCGCGACGACGGGATAACCCCTATGCGAATCGCCCAGCGAAACGGGAATCGTCCACGCCACGTCCGATCTAGCGGCGATCGCTTCGGCGCTTTGCCAACTCATATTGTTTGTCGCCGATCCTATGTGAAACGCCGCGTAAAGCATAAGCTGAATATCGCCGCCTCTGGAGCCGACGATCAGATCCGTTCCGGAGATAGTCTGAACAAAACTCTCTTTTACCTGCGTTCGGATTCGCTCCACGCCAAGCAACAACGCGGTCGAAAGCGCTATGGAGAACGCGACGAGCGACAGCGTGCCGCGTCTATTCCATGCGCTTTTGGCGGCGAGCGTTAAAAGATACCCCAATCTCATTTGCGCTCCTCGCGCGCGTTAACGCGGTTTAACGCCTCGAATCGCTCGGCGCGATCAAACGAGTTAGCCAACGTCCGATCGTGGCTGACAAACAGTAGGCTCGCGCCGCCGTCCGCGCACGCCTGCAGCAGCAGGCGCAAGAAATACTCGCGCCTGTTTTCGTCTAGCGAAGAGGTGGGTTCGTCCGCGATTAGCAGAGGCGGGCTTCCTATCAAAGCTCTCGCGGCGGCGACGCGCTGACGCTGCCCGACCGAGAGGCGCGAAACCGGTTTATTCCACAAAGAGGGCGAAAGATCCAAGCGCTCCAAAAGCTCTTTAGCCGCTTTGATCTCGTCTCCGAATCGCTTTGCGGCGCGATCGCGGCGAACGCGCGACAGGCGGCACGGAATCAGCGCGTTTTCAACAATGGAAAGATATGAGATCAGGTTAAAACTCTGGAAAATATAGCCGATTTGATCGCCTCGAAAACAATCCCGCTTCGCGCCGCTTAGCGCGTCTATACGCGCGCCCGCGACGACAATCTCGCCCTCTTGCGGCGTCAAAACGCCCGCGATCAGGCTTAATAACGTGCTTTTTCCGCAACCGCTCGGTCCGGAGATGAATACGCGCTCGCCGCGTTTAAGCGTGAAAGACGGAATATCCAAAATCGTCTCCGCGTTTTTTGATCGGCTAAATTTCACGCTCTTTAAACAAACGGCGTATGCCTCGTCCTCTTGCGGCTGTTCTCGTTTTTTCTCTTGCGACGACATTTTGACCTCCTTAAAAAAACAATTGCCCCCGCTTACGTTCGCCTAGAGTTTAACCGTTGTTTGCTCGCCGCCGCCGTTTGTCCGGATTTACCGACAAACGACTATGGACGCAAGCGCGTTTTATCGCAAAACGGCTTACGGCGATGGCGAAAGCGCGCCGCGTCGATAAACTTCGCGATTCGTCGCAAATGGCGACGCTCTTGGACCCCGCGCCGAACATGACCGCGTTTAGCGACGGCGTTTGCCGTCGCTACGCTTATTGCGCGATGTTAATAGCGGCGTTCTTAGCGCTGAGTTCCGCCGCGTTTTGGGTTTTGGCGGTTACGATTTGAGCCTCTATCTCGTTTAGTTTTGGAAACGCCTTAAACAGATTAACGTCAATCTTGCTTAACGCTTTAGGGTTCCGGCAAACAAAATTAAACTCCGCGTCTAGATCGGCGTGTTCTTCGTGATCGTCATGATCTCCATCATGATGATCGGCATGCTCCTCATGATCGCCGTCGTGGCGATGATCATCGCGTTCGCGCTTGCCGTCGTTTGTTTCGCCAAGCAATTCGGCGCTCAAGACTTCCGATTCAAGCTCTACGGATACGAGTTTGCATTCGGCTTTGGGTGAAAACGCAAATAGCGCGTCGGCTTTTCGCAATTTCGCCGCCATATCTTTGACCGCCTGTTCCTCTTTGGCGCCGTTGGGCGCGCGTTCAAAACCAAGAACGCTATCCAGAGGCGTTTCCAGCTCGATTACCACCTCTTTACCATCTACGCTCACGTTCATTTTTGCCGCGCCGTGTTCGTGCGCGCTTGCCGCGTAAACGCTCGTCGCGACCAACGCGGCGGACAAAGCCGAAATTAGCCTTTTAGACATTTTCTCTCTCCGATGTGTGAATTAAAAGCAAAGCGCAATAATATATCATTGCAAATTAAATATCGCCCAAGATTACGCCC encodes the following:
- a CDS encoding transcriptional repressor; this translates as MNLESRLRIAETLCADRGARLTGLRRGILEVLINAKTPLKAYEIIDLMRDEGKRVTPATIYRVLEFLLEQGLAHRINALNAYASCVDPRSKHSLAMFVCSECGKTKEISDETLIDAIEERLSKLGFSLRGGCVEIQGACESCDGVADRA
- a CDS encoding DUF3299 domain-containing protein → MRLFIGVIFALCAICFQTALAKDAIAYKELTWDDLVPEDWHPERIFNTLNIDELSDDDPRVARVMEIFMKEWEKSPVNPKIDGMRIKLPGYVAPLDWEEDEKLAEFLLVPYFGACIHVPPPPPNQIIHVKPKKPLKDVVTMDTVWIYGVIRLETSDSGSMGTSGYAMIADKVELYIQ
- a CDS encoding ABC transporter permease, with the translated sequence MRLGYLLTLAAKSAWNRRGTLSLVAFSIALSTALLLGVERIRTQVKESFVQTISGTDLIVGSRGGDIQLMLYAAFHIGSATNNMSWQSAEAIAARSDVAWTIPVSLGDSHRGYPVVATNLNFFERYKFRGDRNIAFADGAAFADLFDAVLGAETAKRLKYKIGDQIVLSHGESQTKLAEHNDKPFRIAGILAPTGTTLDRSLYISLEAMEALHIDWQGGAPIQGFNVSPEQARKFNLEPKNITALLVGLKKRAGVFALQRDIGAWKIEPLIGVMPGVAMDKIWRMSSALENALMFVSVMVTITGLAGLISAILAGLNERRLELAVLRSAGARPFDIVALLAFEALLLTLIGIICGGGALTALIAIFSPILANSYGVALYLSAPSASELMLTAAILVAGFCAGLIPAIKAYRISLSDGLSIAA
- a CDS encoding ABC transporter ATP-binding protein, with amino-acid sequence MSSQEKKREQPQEDEAYAVCLKSVKFSRSKNAETILDIPSFTLKRGERVFISGPSGCGKSTLLSLIAGVLTPQEGEIVVAGARIDALSGAKRDCFRGDQIGYIFQSFNLISYLSIVENALIPCRLSRVRRDRAAKRFGDEIKAAKELLERLDLSPSLWNKPVSRLSVGQRQRVAAARALIGSPPLLIADEPTSSLDENRREYFLRLLLQACADGGASLLFVSHDRTLANSFDRAERFEALNRVNAREERK
- a CDS encoding DUF2796 domain-containing protein, whose amino-acid sequence is MSKRLISALSAALVATSVYAASAHEHGAAKMNVSVDGKEVVIELETPLDSVLGFERAPNGAKEEQAVKDMAAKLRKADALFAFSPKAECKLVSVELESEVLSAELLGETNDGKRERDDHRHDGDHEEHADHHDGDHDDHEEHADLDAEFNFVCRNPKALSKIDVNLFKAFPKLNEIEAQIVTAKTQNAAELSAKNAAINIAQ